A single genomic interval of Gemmatimonas sp. harbors:
- a CDS encoding HD-GYP domain-containing protein translates to MTVVLYVQTPDVNFDYLKGSALLTVIGFIAASLAYRVQRSSLGETSFIPYLSALVLYPSWTVVALVGIGSAAAEIRRRKFGIKLVFNVSQFVLAAASASLVYVVLGGKPLAGADASFNPLPHSAAVIAFLFVNTFAVAAAIGLDTGKSILKTWYEGNAAGFVYDIVLIPFVFGFARAYHDWGIWGAASLLALVVGLRFTYQSKHQLETTNKELLELFVHTVEFRDPYTSGHSQRVSRYSRIIAKAVGLSSKEIARIEIAGMLHDVGKIHEIFAPILSKPGRLTPEERAIMELHPIKSAELVAKLSEFADIIPAVRHHHENWDGTGYPDRLAGREIPLGSRIIMFADTIDAMTTDRPYRKAMTEVEVRTELQKYKGSQFDPYICDALLASPEYHQIFVPADDSRSSISFTQIFERARRPRTPAVA, encoded by the coding sequence ATGACTGTCGTATTGTATGTACAAACCCCAGATGTCAATTTCGATTATCTGAAGGGCTCGGCGTTGCTCACGGTGATCGGTTTTATTGCTGCAAGTCTCGCCTATCGTGTGCAACGAAGTTCGCTCGGCGAGACCTCGTTCATCCCGTATCTGTCGGCGCTCGTACTCTACCCGTCGTGGACGGTAGTTGCTCTCGTCGGGATTGGTTCTGCGGCGGCTGAGATTCGGCGTAGGAAATTTGGCATCAAGTTGGTCTTTAATGTCTCTCAGTTCGTATTGGCTGCAGCATCCGCGAGCTTGGTCTACGTGGTGCTGGGTGGGAAGCCCCTAGCAGGCGCTGACGCTTCTTTCAACCCGTTGCCTCATAGTGCTGCCGTCATCGCGTTCCTTTTCGTAAACACTTTTGCGGTGGCCGCAGCGATCGGACTGGATACGGGCAAAAGTATCCTTAAGACGTGGTACGAGGGAAACGCAGCTGGCTTCGTTTACGACATTGTACTGATCCCATTCGTCTTCGGTTTTGCGCGAGCTTACCACGACTGGGGAATCTGGGGGGCTGCGTCGCTATTGGCGCTTGTGGTCGGCTTACGGTTCACTTACCAGTCGAAGCACCAGCTTGAGACAACGAACAAGGAGCTGCTTGAGCTCTTCGTTCACACGGTGGAATTTCGCGACCCCTACACATCTGGTCATTCTCAGCGCGTAAGTCGTTACTCCAGAATCATTGCAAAGGCCGTTGGACTTTCGAGTAAGGAGATCGCGCGTATCGAGATTGCGGGTATGCTCCACGACGTTGGCAAGATCCACGAGATTTTTGCTCCGATTCTCTCTAAGCCAGGGCGATTGACACCCGAAGAGAGAGCAATAATGGAGCTCCATCCGATCAAGAGCGCGGAACTCGTTGCAAAGCTTTCAGAGTTCGCTGACATCATTCCAGCGGTGCGGCATCACCACGAGAATTGGGATGGCACTGGATATCCTGATCGACTTGCCGGTCGAGAAATCCCGCTCGGTTCGCGGATCATCATGTTCGCGGACACGATCGACGCGATGACGACGGATCGACCGTACCGAAAGGCGATGACGGAAGTTGAGGTTCGGACCGAATTGCAGAAGTACAAAGGATCGCAGTTTGATCCTTACATTTGTGATGCACTTCTTGCGAGCCCGGAGTATCATCAGATCTTTGTCCCAGCTGATGATTCGAGAAGCTCAATCTCGTTCACACAGATATTTGAACGAGCGCGACGGCCAAGGACGCCTGCGGTTGCGTAG